The sequence TTAGTTTTCAATGATCTCAAACTCAAACTTAACCCTTCTTTCGAAGCGTCTCATCGTTTGTGGACGGGAATTATAGGGGAAAATGAAATGAATGTCAAGAGCTTTTCGAAAGAATTTAAAAGAATTTACTAAAAGTTTTCAAATTGACGTTATTTTCACTATTTAGTACCTTGACATTCTCCTGTAGTATTATCTAAGATGCATACATAACCTGTTTCTGCTTTGACAGTTATAATAGATGTTTGATCATCAGACCCAGTTAAAGTAATATTCATATCTGATGTTAATAATAATTTATGCCAATCATCACCTAAATTTGGTAAAGCATTTCGGTACGGTCTTCCTATATTATCAAAAGCAATCCGAGGTTGACTAGAATCATATGAATTAGTTCCTCCACTAATAACAATATTCTTAATTCCAAATTTACGTGTTAAATTAATTAATTTATGATCATCTACTGTATTATTGAAAGTGCCATTTCCTAAGGATTCTCCTGTTAAAGGGTCTTTTGCTTCTTCTTGTTCTGTTGAATCACCATCAAAAGATTTATCTGAAAATATTTCGTAAAACCATTCCTTTTCTGAAGCATTATTGTAATCCTTGACTGATCTGAATCGTATTTGCCATAATTCTGAAGGCCAATTAGCATTAGTTGAATCAAAACGATCATCAACCATAGCTAAATGTTGTGTATAACGAATATGATTTGCAACTTGTTCAGCTGCGTCTGAAAGAGGATTAGTATTTAAATTTGGAATAGATAATGCAGCTAAAAGACCAATAACAATAATAACAAATATGAGTTCAAGCATAGAAAAAGCTGTACGTTTCATTATAAGTACCTTATAAAACAAATTTCATTAAAAACGATTATAACAAAATATGGAAAAAAAAGAGGAGAAAAAAAGAGGGGATGGATTCCCGCCTTCGCGGGAATGACGAAAATACACAAAAAGATAGTATTAAATCTCGTCTGCCAATTCGACGTTGTAAAGAATATCATCCGTCGGATGACGATACATTGGCATACCAAGACGTTTTTCATCTAAGATATGACCAATAAATCCGATTGAGCGACCCACTACGAAGAATGCATTCAATGCACCAGCATCGATGAAACCGTCAATCTCTTCTTCAGAATATCCAAGGGCACGCCACATATCAACCATCAAGATACCGATAGTTCCATCAACGTTCAAAATAAGGTTATCTTTTTTCGACGTTGTCAATTTTTCTACTTCAAGAGCGAAATCCAACAACGGCGTGCTTGGGAAAAACTCTGCCGCATATTTTTTCAAACCTGATACACGAAGATCTGGATTACGAACCGATTTGATACGGTGACCGATACCGGAGATTGTTTTACCCTCTTTTTTCATGTAATCGATAAATTCTGCCGGAGACATTCCACGGTCATTTGCGTATTTGAAATAACGAGCTGCATCATCGATAGCACCACCGAAACGTGGTCCAATAGTTAAAAGTCCAGTTACCAATGAGCTGATAACATCTTTTCCTGCACGAGCAGTCACTTTTGCATTGTGTGCACCTGATACCGCTGGACCGTGATCGGCAACGGTTTTGATAACAGTCTCAAGATAGTCTGTTGCCCATTTCGGATAACGTTTTTTGAACCAGAGAAGTGAAATAACATCGCCGATACCAAAACCAGTATCCGGAGTAGCTACTGAGCTAATCGGATAACCGGCATAAGTCGCTTCATCACCACGATCATCAGAAATCGTACAAATAAACTCTTTTTTACGACGTACTTTTGGGACAGCACGAAGTTCAGGCTCAACGATTTCGCCGATTGTTCCCTCAGAGCGAAGTTTTCCATAAACATCTGCTATGGTGTGTGGAAGATCGTTAAAACTTGCAGGTACATAGATACCTGCTGCTGCCATAGCAGCATTTTTAGCGGCTGCCGTTTCAGCATCAGCATTTGCCGAAGCACCTGCATGACCAAATTGTACCCCTGAACTAAAATGTTTAGCAATCGTCCCGATACACCATGCGATGATTGGTTTTTTGATTTGACCGTTTTTGACCGCTTCGATTACTTTGTACTCTTCAGTACCACCGACTTCACCGAGAAGAACCATGTATTTAACTTCAGGGTTGCTCTCCATACGAAGAAGGTTATCAATAAATACTGATCCTACGAAACGGTCTCCACCGATTGCCACACCCTCAGCAATACCATCAGCATTGATAGAGATGATGTTGGAAAGTTCATTGAAAAGACCGCCTGAACGCGTTACCAATCCACATGAACCTGCACGGTGAAGTTTAGAGTTAATGATATTTTCGATAGTTCCACCGACGTTAGCGATTTTGAATCCACCCGGAGCGATTCCACCAACAGTAGCCGGCCCGATAACAACAACACCCGCATCACGAGCCGCTTGATTCATTTTACGCGCTAAACGCTCAGGAATCCCCTCAGCGGTTACCATGACGGTTTTGAATTGCCCTTTAAGAGTGATCGCTTCCATCGTAACGTCATACGCTGTACGGAATGAGCCGAAGTTTAAAAGAACATCAGCATTAGGAAATGCAGCAGCCGCTTCGGTAGTGTTACGAAAAACCGGAACCATGATTTCATCAGGACCGTAGAAAAATTTCTCGAATTTATTCCCAGATGTTGGAGCTACAATCGCTGCAACAGAGGGTTTTGTGCGATTAATAACATAATCATAATCCAACATACGTTGAATCGCACTCGCGTTGTTATTCCAGAAAATCGCTTGTGTATCTTTGGTAAATAAAGCACCCATATTTTTCCCCTTACTTCTCTAAAGCCATACGTACGATATCCGTAACGTGTGTTTCTGGCCCATAAACTTCGATATAGAGACCCAAACGGTCTGCCGCTTCTTTGATATCTTTGAGACCTTTTTCGTAGTTCGGTCCGCCACGACGTACATAAATACGTGTTCCAACCGCTTTCATACGATCAGCATAACTCTCAAACGATTGGATAATACCTGTAAAGGTTTTCGCAACATCGGTAAAGTTCGCAATAGCCCCACCAATGATAAGGATTTTATCGCGGCCTTTTGAATCTTTGTTACGTGTCATCAAATCCAAAACGGTATCCGCATAGAATTTGGTTTCACCTGTTGTCGGTCCACCTGAGTATTCACCGTAGTTCGCAAGGTCTGATACATTTCCAGACAAATCCGCAATAGTGTCAGCGTATACAACCGAAGCACCACCACCGGCTACCATCGTCCAAATGCGTCCCATTGGATTGAGAATAGTGAGTTTCAATGAAGCACCCGATTTTGAGTCTGCTTCTGCAATCGCTTTCTCTTCAGGAGATTGATCTTCCATACCAAACGCTGTTGGGAACTCCGCACCACACCAAGCATCTCCCATCATAAATCCTGCCGTGTCATCAAGACGTGCAACAAGGTCAAGAATATGCATATCGCTACCCACCATAACGATTGGGTTGATTTCTAAATAAGCAAAGTTTTGATCACGATAAAATTTATAAAATTGTTCAGCAAAAGCGATAAAGCGCTCTTTATTCTCTGCTGGAATTCCGGCAGGAACATTTGCACGAATCAAATGAGCAATATTAGTATCATTCATAGTAATAGGGATTACTACTTCATTAACTTTCTCTTCCCATCCTTCTTCAACTTCCATACCACCCTCAGCCGATAGATAAAGAACATCATCTTCACCAACCGTAGTCGCTGAAATATAGTACTCTTGATCTTGCGAGTGTGGAGTAAACGGCTCAACAATAAAATGGGTCAAAATCCCTTTTTGACCAGAAAGGAGCGTAGTCTCATTAGCGATTTTTGCATCGATCCACGTTGCAGCTTCTTCAAGTGTGACATCTCCCGGTTTATTAGTACGGAATAAAACTAAGTCATTTTTACCGCGTTTACCGAAAAGCATATCCGGTTTTGCAACCAACGCTTCTTGTTTTAGCCATTCAAAACCATGCTCTTGTGCTTTTGCACGAAGTTCATCACCATTAGTTACCAATACCGATTTAAAACCGTAATGGAAACCGCTGAAGTATTTTTCCCAATGTTTTGAGAAAATTGCTTTACCATCGTATTCACGAATTGCTCTTTGAGCCATTGCAACTCCTTCGAAAAATCTATTTGAGAATAATTATAACCAATATGGAGTATAGAAATACTCAATCACTACTATTTTAAAGAGTTGAAAAGGTTTATTTGTTTACTTTTGTAACATATATAGTATATATGGGAATATTAGTGTAACTAATTGTAACTTTATTGCTTCCATATTCTTTATTATTACTCAAAAGTGTTGAACGACACTCACCAATT comes from Sulfuricurvum sp. and encodes:
- a CDS encoding type II/IV secretion system protein, producing MKRTAFSMLELIFVIIVIGLLAALSIPNLNTNPLSDAAEQVANHIRYTQHLAMVDDRFDSTNANWPSELWQIRFRSVKDYNNASEKEWFYEIFSDKSFDGDSTEQEEAKDPLTGESLGNGTFNNTVDDHKLINLTRKFGIKNIVISGGTNSYDSSQPRIAFDNIGRPYRNALPNLGDDWHKLLLTSDMNITLTGSDDQTSIITVKAETGYVCILDNTTGECQGTK
- a CDS encoding citrate/2-methylcitrate synthase — translated: MGALFTKDTQAIFWNNNASAIQRMLDYDYVINRTKPSVAAIVAPTSGNKFEKFFYGPDEIMVPVFRNTTEAAAAFPNADVLLNFGSFRTAYDVTMEAITLKGQFKTVMVTAEGIPERLARKMNQAARDAGVVVIGPATVGGIAPGGFKIANVGGTIENIINSKLHRAGSCGLVTRSGGLFNELSNIISINADGIAEGVAIGGDRFVGSVFIDNLLRMESNPEVKYMVLLGEVGGTEEYKVIEAVKNGQIKKPIIAWCIGTIAKHFSSGVQFGHAGASANADAETAAAKNAAMAAAGIYVPASFNDLPHTIADVYGKLRSEGTIGEIVEPELRAVPKVRRKKEFICTISDDRGDEATYAGYPISSVATPDTGFGIGDVISLLWFKKRYPKWATDYLETVIKTVADHGPAVSGAHNAKVTARAGKDVISSLVTGLLTIGPRFGGAIDDAARYFKYANDRGMSPAEFIDYMKKEGKTISGIGHRIKSVRNPDLRVSGLKKYAAEFFPSTPLLDFALEVEKLTTSKKDNLILNVDGTIGILMVDMWRALGYSEEEIDGFIDAGALNAFFVVGRSIGFIGHILDEKRLGMPMYRHPTDDILYNVELADEI
- a CDS encoding ATP citrate lyase citrate-binding domain-containing protein, whose translation is MAQRAIREYDGKAIFSKHWEKYFSGFHYGFKSVLVTNGDELRAKAQEHGFEWLKQEALVAKPDMLFGKRGKNDLVLFRTNKPGDVTLEEAATWIDAKIANETTLLSGQKGILTHFIVEPFTPHSQDQEYYISATTVGEDDVLYLSAEGGMEVEEGWEEKVNEVVIPITMNDTNIAHLIRANVPAGIPAENKERFIAFAEQFYKFYRDQNFAYLEINPIVMVGSDMHILDLVARLDDTAGFMMGDAWCGAEFPTAFGMEDQSPEEKAIAEADSKSGASLKLTILNPMGRIWTMVAGGGASVVYADTIADLSGNVSDLANYGEYSGGPTTGETKFYADTVLDLMTRNKDSKGRDKILIIGGAIANFTDVAKTFTGIIQSFESYADRMKAVGTRIYVRRGGPNYEKGLKDIKEAADRLGLYIEVYGPETHVTDIVRMALEK